Proteins encoded by one window of Maridesulfovibrio bastinii DSM 16055:
- a CDS encoding SLC13 family permease, with the protein MAELTPDMITILILVAVTIFFFIADILRVDIVAMGVMVALPLTGILKGTETFMGFSSNAVISIIAVLIIGRGLDRSGIINRLMTPLIKAAGKSKNRIIIFIAATVAIISSFMQNTGAAALFLPAIRRVSRKSGIPISKILMPVAFSAILGGTVTLVGSSPLIMLNDLLEPYNLKPFNLFSVMPIGLSLVTCGILYFIFAGKFVLPDNPETKKHDFNLMALYPELGELYELEVPSEFEDTTVMDLCEAFNVHTVAMASKSGRDMVFPPDRSMFIKPDTVIAAYGSLQKIYLLEQIHGFKKRPELKIFAEKMSQEQSGVVEGLIPQQSKLIGKTIGDIRFRHDHLMTVLSFTRGNKTKSSGFVDTVLRTGDSLLLHGTWETFQRMLSKQDILYVQSLDHEVPRYDLAARALFSFILTSGLVAFSNLELSVCLMTGAISMILLKVIDVDDAYRSVDWRTVFLLGGLIPLGAAMQTTGTAPWIGKYLMQFTGSPPPAIFYLIVGVITTIFTLIISNVGAAVLLIPLMMDMAQNSGADPRAAALMVALTASNSFVLPTHQVNALYMGPGHYTAKDYIKSGTPMTIIFLIVTTTFVTLFY; encoded by the coding sequence ATGGCTGAGCTGACACCGGACATGATTACAATTCTCATTCTTGTGGCTGTTACAATATTTTTCTTCATCGCAGATATTTTAAGAGTTGATATTGTTGCAATGGGCGTAATGGTGGCTCTGCCCTTAACCGGAATACTTAAAGGCACTGAAACCTTTATGGGGTTTTCCTCAAATGCGGTCATATCAATTATTGCTGTCCTTATTATCGGCCGAGGTTTGGACAGGTCCGGAATAATAAACCGTTTAATGACTCCACTTATAAAAGCAGCCGGCAAAAGCAAGAACAGAATAATCATTTTCATTGCGGCAACAGTGGCAATCATTTCAAGTTTCATGCAGAACACAGGTGCCGCAGCACTTTTTCTACCTGCAATACGCAGAGTTTCAAGAAAATCAGGTATCCCTATTTCAAAAATTCTCATGCCGGTCGCATTTTCTGCAATTCTTGGCGGTACGGTTACTCTTGTAGGTTCAAGCCCGCTGATTATGCTTAACGACCTTCTTGAACCATACAATTTAAAACCGTTTAATTTGTTCAGTGTAATGCCAATCGGCTTGAGCCTTGTCACATGCGGAATATTGTATTTTATTTTTGCCGGAAAGTTTGTTCTGCCTGATAATCCCGAAACAAAAAAACATGACTTCAACCTGATGGCTCTTTACCCTGAACTCGGAGAACTTTATGAGCTGGAAGTTCCATCAGAATTTGAAGACACAACCGTAATGGACCTTTGTGAAGCGTTCAATGTCCATACGGTTGCAATGGCTTCAAAATCAGGGCGTGATATGGTTTTTCCTCCAGACAGATCTATGTTCATCAAGCCCGATACAGTAATTGCAGCCTACGGTTCCCTTCAAAAAATATATCTTCTGGAACAGATTCATGGATTCAAAAAAAGACCGGAATTAAAAATCTTCGCTGAAAAAATGTCACAGGAACAATCAGGAGTGGTTGAAGGTCTGATACCACAGCAATCAAAACTTATAGGCAAAACTATTGGTGATATAAGATTCCGTCACGACCACCTGATGACGGTACTTTCCTTTACACGAGGAAATAAAACCAAATCCAGCGGCTTTGTGGACACTGTACTTCGTACCGGAGATTCACTCCTTCTACACGGAACATGGGAAACTTTTCAAAGGATGCTGTCAAAGCAGGATATACTTTATGTACAATCTCTGGATCACGAAGTTCCAAGGTACGATCTTGCCGCCAGAGCTCTTTTTTCCTTCATACTGACTTCCGGTCTGGTAGCTTTCAGCAATCTTGAGTTATCCGTATGCCTCATGACCGGTGCGATAAGCATGATTCTGCTAAAAGTCATAGATGTTGACGATGCGTACAGAAGCGTTGACTGGAGAACTGTTTTCCTCCTTGGCGGGTTAATTCCGCTTGGAGCGGCAATGCAGACTACCGGAACAGCTCCATGGATTGGAAAATACCTGATGCAATTTACAGGTTCTCCGCCACCGGCAATTTTTTATCTGATAGTAGGCGTAATAACTACAATTTTCACACTTATAATTTCAAATGTAGGTGCGGCTGTTCTGCTTATTCCACTTATGATGGATATGGCCCAGAATTCCGGTGCTGATCCCAGAGCTGCTGCTCTCATGGTAGCTTTGACCGCATCCAACTCATTCGTATTACCGACTCATCAGGTTAACGCCCTTTATATGGGACCCGGGCATTACACAGCCAAAGACTACATAAAATCCGGTACACCCATGACAATAATTTTTCTCATAGTCACCACAACTTTTGTCACCCTCTTTTACTAA